The Syngnathus typhle isolate RoL2023-S1 ecotype Sweden linkage group LG6, RoL_Styp_1.0, whole genome shotgun sequence genome has a window encoding:
- the si:dkey-202g17.3 gene encoding amino acid transporter heavy chain SLC3A2, producing MPLNLGDTGYGSVAGPGLSSSGAAGSAETAALLVPELEEEDEGEQEWRPMSKEELEVIAGGPGWRRLRVYLVVLFWLAWLAMLATAVAIISTSPRPVATPLSWWRKSVFFQLQPDLVTGTPTGSSALCEQLSYLKSLGISALILRGLFEPSNATDSGERSGTLTQVQHLLGESDKAGLKVVLDVCDVQLFGGREGAETQDGWDATQNALRFWLGQGVGGFVICDTDGAYSEKSLLLWRGVLEEFRKEDEERIVVVKQMRERLPPLRVSSQQVNGTLVDVVLRSVLPASPRPLSAGQVAQAIETHLQAPEDTWLGWMVGEEGPHDLRKLLLVLLMTLPGTPVVQYEQLYPAQGGNGSESSEDKFKSRRSTVALFRSLSHNRAREEALVFGSFTFLPFNASFSNATLSSATSSPPLLAFLRSWGCVHFLVLLNAGSGPHSLDPAWAPHLPRAGVFVAGTAGDRLGAVSLDALVLRPREAVVVKLFEPGSYS from the exons ATGCCTCTGAACCTCGGAGACACCGGCTACGGCAGCGTGGCCGGCCCGGGCCTCTCGTCCAGCGGGGCCGCCGGCTCCGCGGAGACGGCCGCTCTGCTCGTCCCGGAGctcgaggaggaggacgagggagAGCAAGAGTGGCGACCCATGAGCAAAGAGGAGCTGGAGGTGATTGCGGGCGGGCCTGGCTGGAGGAGGCTCCGTGTCTACCTGGTGGTGCTCTTCTGGCTGGCGTGGCTGGCCATGCTCGCGACCGCCGTGGCCATTATCTCCACCAGTCCACGACCTGTGGCGACGCCGCTATCCTGGTGGCGGAAGTCGGTCTTTTTTCAACTGCAGCCTGACCTCGTCACCGGGACGCCGACCGGAAGCTCAG catTATGTGAGCAACTTTCCTACCTGAAGTCTTTGGGCATCAGCGCTCTCATCCTGAGGGGCTTGTTTGAGCCGTCAAACGCAACTGACAGTGGAGAGCGCTCGGGAACCCTGACGCAGGTCCAACATCTGCTGGGCGAGAGCGACAAAGCTG GCCTCAAAGTGGTTCTGGACGTGTGCGATGTGCAGCTTTTTGGGGGTCGTGAAGGCGCCGAGACTCAAGACGGCTGGGACGCCACGCAG AATGCTCTTCGGTTCTGGTTGGGTCAAGGCGTGGGGGGATTTGTAATATGTGACACGGATGGAGCTTATAGTGAAAAG TCTCTGCTGCTGTGGAGAGGAGTGTTGGAGGAGTTCAGGAAAGAAGATGAAGAAAG GATTGTTGTGGTCAAGCAGATGCGAGAGCGCCTTCCCCCACTGAGGGTCTCGAGCCAGCAGGTCAACGGCACCTTGGTGGACGTGGTCCTGAGGTCCGTGCTGCCCGCTTCGCCTCGCCCGCTGTCGGCCGGCCAGGTGGCCCAAGCCATCGAGACTCACCTGCAGGCGCCTGAAGATACGTGGCTGGGCTGGATG GTTGGTGAAGAAGGACCTCATGATTTAAGGAAACTTCTGCTGGTGTTGTTAATGACGCTGCCAGGGACACCAGTGGTCCAATATGAGCAATTGTACCCCGCACAG GGAGGAAATGGCAGCGAATCTTCTGAA GATAAGTTCAAGTCAAGACGTTCCACGGTGGCCCTCTTCAGATCCCTGAGTCACAACAGAGCACGTGAAGAAGCGCTCGTTTTCGGCAGCTTCACCTTCCTCCCCTTCAACGCCTCCTTCTCCAACGCCACCTTGTCCTCTGCCACCTCCTCACCTCCCCTCTTAGCCTTCCTTCGTTCGTGGGGCTGCGTCCACTTCCTGGTCTTGCTCAACGCTGGGTCCGGGCCCCATAGCCTGGATCCCGCCTGGGCGCCCCACCTGCCCCGGGCCGGCGTCTTTGTGGCCGGGACGGCGGGTGACCGCCTGGGCGCCGTCAGCCTCGACGCGCTGGTGCTGCGGCCTCGTGAAGCTGTGGTCGTCAAACTCTTTGAGCCTGGAAGCTACTcgtaa
- the ptgir gene encoding prostacyclin receptor isoform X2, whose translation MACDGLSPNITCNESLTVKGDSNPATSILMFLAGVVGNLLALFILGVHRKEHRSSPSVFICYARNVSLIGLGDESLCQLFGFAMSFFGLAPTLILCAMAVERCLAISHPYFYSVHIRQSFAKVTLLAVYLFSLAFCLLPFVGIGKFRQYCPGTWCFIDMDATGDADAERVQAFSLTYSSLMALIILAVFACNGSVIASLCQMHRSHLIRRGSACSAGRKRKLSLALFGWGEEEMDHLVLLALITVIFAVCSLPLTIAGFINAIHPFCGDNENLAAFRFYAFNPIVDPWVFIICRKSVLQHLRSLLSCRFGQGAGVKTPAHCPSVPLPLESHVIQYKPPEGTESSFYSGVPSSPTT comes from the exons ATGGCCTGCGACGGGCTGTCCCCCAACATCACGTGCAACGAAAGCCTCACGGTGAAAGGCGACAGCAATCCGGCCACGAGTATCCTCATGTTCCTGGCCGGCGTGGTGGGGAACCTCTTGGCGCTCTTCATCCTGGGCGTTCACCGCAAAGAGCATCGCTCCAG CCCGTCCGTCTTCATCTGCTACGCCCGCAACGTGTCCCTCATCGGCCTGGGCGACGAGAGCCTGTGCCAGCTCTTCGGCTTCGCCATGAGCTTCTTCGGCCTGGCGCCCACCCTCATCCTCTGCGCCATGGCGGTGGAGCGTTGCCTGGCCATCAGCCATCCCTACTTTTACTCGGTGCACATCCGCCAAAGCTTCGCCAAGGTGACGCTGCTCGCCGTCTATCTCTTTTCCCTGGCCTTCTGCCTCCTGCCGTTCGTCGGCATCGGCAAGTTCAGGCAGTACTGCCCGGGGACGTGGTGCTTCATCGACATGGACGCCACGGGGGACGCCGACGCCGAGCGGGTGCAGGCTTTCTCGCTGACGTACTCCTCGCTCATGGCGCTGATCATCCTGGCCGTGTTCGCCTGCAACGGCTCGGTCATCGCCAGCCTCTGCCAGATGCACCGCAGCCACTTGATACGGCGAGGCTCGGCCTGCTCCGCCGGCAGGAAGAGAAAGCTGAGCCTGGCCTTGTTCGGCTGGGGTGAGGAGGAGATGGACCACCTGGTGCTCCTGGCGCTCATCACCGTCATCTTCGCCGTCTGCTCGCTGCCACTCACG ATCGCCGGCTTCATCAACGCCATCCACCCGTTTTGCGGCGACAACGAGAACCTGGCGGCCTTCCGCTTCTACGCCTTCAACCCCATCGTGGATCCCTGGGTGTTCATCATCTGCCGCAAATCCGTCCTCCAACACCTGCGTTCGTTGCTGAGCTGCCGCTTCGGCCAGGGGGCCGGCGTCAAGACCCCGGCTCACTGCCCATCCGTCCCCTTGCCCCTGGAGAGCCACGTGATCCAGTACAAACCTCCGGAAGGGACGGAAAGCAGCTTCTACTCAGGTGTGCCCTCCTCACCCACTACATGA
- the ptgir gene encoding prostacyclin receptor isoform X1 translates to MACDGLSPNITCNESLTVKGDSNPATSILMFLAGVVGNLLALFILGVHRKEHRSRSSVFSILVTGLALTDLLGTCLLSPSVFICYARNVSLIGLGDESLCQLFGFAMSFFGLAPTLILCAMAVERCLAISHPYFYSVHIRQSFAKVTLLAVYLFSLAFCLLPFVGIGKFRQYCPGTWCFIDMDATGDADAERVQAFSLTYSSLMALIILAVFACNGSVIASLCQMHRSHLIRRGSACSAGRKRKLSLALFGWGEEEMDHLVLLALITVIFAVCSLPLTIAGFINAIHPFCGDNENLAAFRFYAFNPIVDPWVFIICRKSVLQHLRSLLSCRFGQGAGVKTPAHCPSVPLPLESHVIQYKPPEGTESSFYSGVPSSPTT, encoded by the exons ATGGCCTGCGACGGGCTGTCCCCCAACATCACGTGCAACGAAAGCCTCACGGTGAAAGGCGACAGCAATCCGGCCACGAGTATCCTCATGTTCCTGGCCGGCGTGGTGGGGAACCTCTTGGCGCTCTTCATCCTGGGCGTTCACCGCAAAGAGCATCGCTCCAGGTCGTCCGTCTTCTCCATCCTGGTGACGGGGCTCGCCCTCACCGACCTGCTGGGCACTTGTCTCCTCAGCCCGTCCGTCTTCATCTGCTACGCCCGCAACGTGTCCCTCATCGGCCTGGGCGACGAGAGCCTGTGCCAGCTCTTCGGCTTCGCCATGAGCTTCTTCGGCCTGGCGCCCACCCTCATCCTCTGCGCCATGGCGGTGGAGCGTTGCCTGGCCATCAGCCATCCCTACTTTTACTCGGTGCACATCCGCCAAAGCTTCGCCAAGGTGACGCTGCTCGCCGTCTATCTCTTTTCCCTGGCCTTCTGCCTCCTGCCGTTCGTCGGCATCGGCAAGTTCAGGCAGTACTGCCCGGGGACGTGGTGCTTCATCGACATGGACGCCACGGGGGACGCCGACGCCGAGCGGGTGCAGGCTTTCTCGCTGACGTACTCCTCGCTCATGGCGCTGATCATCCTGGCCGTGTTCGCCTGCAACGGCTCGGTCATCGCCAGCCTCTGCCAGATGCACCGCAGCCACTTGATACGGCGAGGCTCGGCCTGCTCCGCCGGCAGGAAGAGAAAGCTGAGCCTGGCCTTGTTCGGCTGGGGTGAGGAGGAGATGGACCACCTGGTGCTCCTGGCGCTCATCACCGTCATCTTCGCCGTCTGCTCGCTGCCACTCACG ATCGCCGGCTTCATCAACGCCATCCACCCGTTTTGCGGCGACAACGAGAACCTGGCGGCCTTCCGCTTCTACGCCTTCAACCCCATCGTGGATCCCTGGGTGTTCATCATCTGCCGCAAATCCGTCCTCCAACACCTGCGTTCGTTGCTGAGCTGCCGCTTCGGCCAGGGGGCCGGCGTCAAGACCCCGGCTCACTGCCCATCCGTCCCCTTGCCCCTGGAGAGCCACGTGATCCAGTACAAACCTCCGGAAGGGACGGAAAGCAGCTTCTACTCAGGTGTGCCCTCCTCACCCACTACATGA